The genomic interval TAAAGAAGACTATCTCAACGGTCACGCTGCCGGGGCTATCCACATTGATCACAATGATATGACCGAAGCGAGAATGGCTGAATTTCCCAAAGACCGATTACTCGTAGTGTACTGCTGGGGACCTGGGTGTAACGGCGCGACAAAAGCCGCTGTGAAATTGAGTGCTTTGGGATTTTCCGTAAAAGAAATGATCGGCGGGATTACCTATTGGAAAGAGGAAGGATATCCAGTAATATCAGGCGTTTAG from Gemmatimonadota bacterium carries:
- a CDS encoding rhodanese-like domain-containing protein — protein: MTAFSRVCETPSASPDKIQEYFSYKLRCETDPFDVNADIENGIDSFALIDVRSKEDYLNGHAAGAIHIDHNDMTEARMAEFPKDRLLVVYCWGPGCNGATKAAVKLSALGFSVKEMIGGITYWKEEGYPVISGV